A region of the Candidatus Thermoplasmatota archaeon genome:
CCCCGGGGCTCCTTCTGGCGAACGTAGTGGATCTCGGCCGATTCGCCGATGCGGCGGATCGAAGCCGCGCGGTCCTTCTCGCCCCGCTCGGTCAGGTGGTGCTCGAGCTCGAAGGCGCGGTCGAAGTGGTCCTCGATGGCGCGCTTGTGGCGCCCGGTCACGATGACGATGTCGTCGCAGCCGCTGGCCACGGCCTCCTCGACGACGTACTGGATGGCCGGCTTGTCGACGATCGGGAGCATCTCCTTGGGGATCGTCTTTGTCATGGGCAAAAAGCGCGTGCCAAGGCCCGCCGCGGGGATGACCGCCTTCACGGTCCCGCCTCCCGCGGAAGCCCGACGGCGTAGTAGCTGCCGCCTGCTGCGCGCACGGCGTCCTGGGGCACGACCCTCCGGCCGTCCACGACGACGGGCGTGCGCATGCGGGCCACGACGCCGGGCCAGTCGAGCGCTCCGTACTCGGCGTGGTCGGTCGCCACGACGATGCCGTCCCATCCGCCTTCCTGCGGCTTGCCCCGCGGCGCGCGAAGCTCGGCGGTGGGCCCGACGGCCGGGTCGTGCACCGACAGGCGCGCGCCCGAGGCCTTGAGGATCCGGCCGATGCGCACGCCCGGCGAGTATCGGGTCTCGGCGACGCCTCCGCGGTACGCAAGGCCGAGCAGGAGGATCTTCGCCCCGCGCAGCGTGCGACCGTGCCGCGCGAGGCCCTCCTTGAGGAGAAGGACGGCGTGCGCGGGCATGGCGTCGTTCACCTTGCGCGCGGTCGCAAGAAGCGGCGTGGGCGTGCGGCCCATGACGAAGTACGGGTACACCGGGATGCAGTGGCCTCCGACGCCGGCGCCGGGCGTGTGGAGGTGCGAGTAGGGCTGCGTGTTGGCTGCGCGGATGGCCTCCATGGCGTCGATTCCGATGCCTTCGCAGTAGGCGGCAAGCTCGTTGGCAAGCGCGATGTTGACGTCGCGGTAGACGCCCTCGAAGACCTTGACGGCCTCGGCCACGCGCGCGGACGAGACGACGAGGACGCCCTTCTTGTTGACGACCTCGTAGATGCCGGCGGCCGCCTCCGCGCTTGCCTCGTCGAGGCCGCCCACGACCTTCGGGTAGCTCTCCGTGATGTCGCGGAGGGCGCGACCGCTTGCCGTCCGCTCCGGGCAGAACGCAAGGCCGACGTCGCGCCCCGGCCTGGCGCGTTTGTCCGAGAGCCAGGACACAAGCGGGCCGTCGGTGGTGCCCGGCGGAAGCGTGCTCTCCTGCACGACAAGCGAGCCGGGCTCGATGCCGCGCGCGATCGTCTTTGCGACGGCCTCCACGGCGCGAAGGTCCGGGCGCTTTCGGGGCGTGAGGAGCGTGGGAACGAGGATGACGTGGACGTCCGCCGCGCGCGCGGCGGCGACGCCGTCGGTGGTCGCGGTGAGCGTTCCTTCGCGAACGGCCGACGCGACGGCCTCCGGAAGCCCCGGCTCGCCGGCGACGTGGCACCGGCCCGCCGCGACGGCTTTCACCACCGCGCGGTCCACGTCCACGCCCGTGACGCGCGCGCCGGCTTGCGCAAAGCAGGCGGCAAGCGGCAGCCCCATCTTCCCGAGGCCGTACACGGCCACGCGCACGTCGCCTTGCGCAAACGCGCGCGACACTTCGGCGCGCGCGCGGCCGTAGGGCTTCATTTGCGCTCCTCCGGCGGCACCTCGCCGATGCGACGGGCCGGCACGCCGGCGACCACCGCGTTGGCGGGAACGTCGCGCGTCACGACGGCGCCGGCGCCCACCACCGCGTTCTCGCCGATCACGACGCCGGGTAGCAGCGTTGCGTTGGCGCCCACGCGCGCCGCGCGCCGGATCGTGACGCCTTCGAGCTTGAACGCGCCGCGGCCCATCTGCTTGTCGTTCGTGAGGACGGCGTTGGGGCCGACGAACGCGTCGTCCTCGATCACGCTGAAGGTGGGAACGTAGACCATGCTCTGGAGGCTCACGCGCGCGCCGATCGCGCAGCGGTCCTCCACGATGGAGCGCGTCCCGACGAGCGTCGACTCCCCGATCGTCGTGTCCTCGCGGACGAGGACGTAGTGGCCCGTCTGCACGCGGTCGGCAAGCGTGGCGCCCGAGTACACGACCGTGTGGCTCCGGAGGATGCAGTGGCGTCCGATGCGCGCCCCGCGCACCTTGTCCATGGAGCCGGACCGCAGGTGCTCGATCTCCGGCTTGCCGGCCGCGCCGAGCACCACGCCCTCGCCGAGGATCGTGCCCTCGCCGACCACGGTCCCCCCGTACCGGATGGCGTTCACGCCGCGAGCACCTCGGACAGCGCGACGGGCCTCCCTTTGGCCGCGCTTTGAAGGGCCGCGTGCGCGATCGCAAGCGCGGCAAGCCCGTCCTCGCCGGGGACAAGCGGACGCGCGCCCGTCTCCACGGCGCGAAGGAAGTCGCGAAGCTCGGCGGCCAGCGGCTCGGCGGCCTTCATCTGGTGCGTGCGCACGTCGTGCTCAAGCGGCATGGCAAAGAGGTTGTCCTCCGGCGGCGCGCCGGCGCGCGAGGTGGACACCTCGAGCGTCTGGAGGATGTAATCCGCCTCGACGTAGGCCTTCGAGCAGGTGAGCGCGAGCCTGCGGACCTTGCGCGGCGTAAGCCAGTTCGTGTCGACCACGGCCGTGACGCCGCCGGGGAAGCGAAGGAGGATCTGCGCGCGCTCCTCGTGGCGCCCGCCGGGCGCGGGCATGGCCGTCGCGAACACGAACTCGGGATCGCCGCCCACGAGGTAGCGGATGACGTCGAGGTCGTGGATCGCAAGGTCGAGGATGACGCCCACGTCCTTCACGCGGCCCTCCACGTTGCGGTTCACGCGCCGCGCCGAGATCGAGAGGACCTCGCCCACCTCGCCCGAGGCGATGAGGCGCTTGGCCGCCGCGACGACCGGATTGTGCCGCTCCACGTGGCCAACCGCGAGCACGACTCCTTTGGCGCGCGCAAGCTCCACGAGCTCGCGCGCCTTGGGAAGCGTGTCGCACAGCGGCTTCTCCACGAGAACGTGCTTGCCGGCCTCGATGGCGGCCTTGGCCAAGGCGTGGTGGTGCTCGGTAGGCGTCACGATCGAAAGGGCGTCGACGCCGCGCGCGTTGAGGAGCTCGCTGAAATCCTTCACGTAGTCGCAGCGGTACCGCTGCGCGGCCGTCTTGCCGCGGGACTCGTCGAGGTCGCAGACGGCCACGAGCCGCGCGCCGATGTCGTGGTACACGCGCGCGTGGTTGATGCCCATGGCCCCAAGACCGACCACGGCCACGCGGGGAGCGGCCATACGACCGCGG
Encoded here:
- a CDS encoding nucleotide sugar dehydrogenase, which produces MKPYGRARAEVSRAFAQGDVRVAVYGLGKMGLPLAACFAQAGARVTGVDVDRAVVKAVAAGRCHVAGEPGLPEAVASAVREGTLTATTDGVAAARAADVHVILVPTLLTPRKRPDLRAVEAVAKTIARGIEPGSLVVQESTLPPGTTDGPLVSWLSDKRARPGRDVGLAFCPERTASGRALRDITESYPKVVGGLDEASAEAAAGIYEVVNKKGVLVVSSARVAEAVKVFEGVYRDVNIALANELAAYCEGIGIDAMEAIRAANTQPYSHLHTPGAGVGGHCIPVYPYFVMGRTPTPLLATARKVNDAMPAHAVLLLKEGLARHGRTLRGAKILLLGLAYRGGVAETRYSPGVRIGRILKASGARLSVHDPAVGPTAELRAPRGKPQEGGWDGIVVATDHAEYGALDWPGVVARMRTPVVVDGRRVVPQDAVRAAGGSYYAVGLPREAGP
- a CDS encoding acyltransferase, with the protein product MNAIRYGGTVVGEGTILGEGVVLGAAGKPEIEHLRSGSMDKVRGARIGRHCILRSHTVVYSGATLADRVQTGHYVLVREDTTIGESTLVGTRSIVEDRCAIGARVSLQSMVYVPTFSVIEDDAFVGPNAVLTNDKQMGRGAFKLEGVTIRRAARVGANATLLPGVVIGENAVVGAGAVVTRDVPANAVVAGVPARRIGEVPPEERK
- a CDS encoding Gfo/Idh/MocA family oxidoreductase, with protein sequence MAAPRVAVVGLGAMGINHARVYHDIGARLVAVCDLDESRGKTAAQRYRCDYVKDFSELLNARGVDALSIVTPTEHHHALAKAAIEAGKHVLVEKPLCDTLPKARELVELARAKGVVLAVGHVERHNPVVAAAKRLIASGEVGEVLSISARRVNRNVEGRVKDVGVILDLAIHDLDVIRYLVGGDPEFVFATAMPAPGGRHEERAQILLRFPGGVTAVVDTNWLTPRKVRRLALTCSKAYVEADYILQTLEVSTSRAGAPPEDNLFAMPLEHDVRTHQMKAAEPLAAELRDFLRAVETGARPLVPGEDGLAALAIAHAALQSAAKGRPVALSEVLAA